The proteins below come from a single Cottoperca gobio chromosome 11, fCotGob3.1, whole genome shotgun sequence genomic window:
- the LOC115016096 gene encoding zinc finger protein Gfi-1b-like, translated as MSQIEELKVFVSERLHAAASEILGAFVKTITDYEEQAARLKEENDRHRSLLDIILKAKLPKKQGGRSPKSTPAAAGPGASDSSPAPKGKETPNYSSGLQCVFTSRTDLLKLAGDDNCPYCLKSIQATETHLMRKHYPNAVHFTENGTEKFVIPCTCRDLIQGRSHWHCPFCAKIIYRKCNFEAHISKQHGYAILQQSPDAVMDQPPVSAFEGVPLSLEPWSQQQDKQASRLLQVKEEEEVSHPEWQNSVQLQIKDEQIQKGDSQMSVEADQAKDPAFDIVIADSYIQDLGESNSVECSKGHPLPNSSTPLETQPDSGDGGLLQPAGESQHTTPCSSVKALNTKRKVHLKRSLPPLSLKINKSTKLSVSRKHTGPHSCKACGKTFHYMYTLRTHAQTHAVDKIHICGICGKHLASKEGLVQHLQSHTKRNKCGICGKHFSNNSRLKRHSKFHRPKGLNVMSSA; from the exons ATGAGTCAAATAGAAGAACTAAAAGTGTTTGTGTCCGAGCGGCTTCATGCTGCTGCGTCTGAAATATTAGGtgcttttgtaaaaacaataacgGATTACGAGGAGCAGGCTGCCCGTTTGAAGGAAGAAAATGACCGCCACCGTTCTCTGCTGGACATTATCCTCAAAGCCAAGTTACCTAAAAAACAAG gAGGTCGCTCCCCCAAAAGtactcctgctgctgcaggcccAGGTGCATCAGATTCAAGTCCTGCCCCCAAAGGCAAAGAAACCCCCAACTATTCCAGTG gcTTGCAGTGCGTCTTCACCTCACGCACCGACTTACTGAAGCTTGCAGGCGATGACAACTGTCCTTACTGCTTGAAGAGTATTCAAGCCACTGAGACACATTTGATGAGAAAACATTATCCCAATGCGGTCCACTTCACTGAGAATGGCACTG aaaAATTTGTTATACCCTGTACATGCAGAGATTTGATCCAGGGCAGAAGTCACTGGCACTGCCCATTCTGCGCAAAGATCATTTATCGGAAATGTAACTTTGAGGCGCACATATCTAAACAACATG GTTACGCAATACTGCAGCAAAGCCCAGATGCAG TGATGGATCAGCCCCCCGTCTCTGCCTTTGAGGGGGTTCCCCTGAGTCTTGAACCTTGGAGTCAGCAGCAGGACAAACAGGCCTCACGGCTGCTTCaagttaaagaagaagaagaag tGAGTCATCCTGAGTGGCAGAACTCGGTGCAACTGCAGATCAAAGACGAGCAAATACAAAAAGGTGACAGTCAAATGAGTGTGGAGGCAGATCAAGCCAAAGACCCTGCGTTTGACATCGTCATTGCGGACAGTTATATACAAGATCTCGGCGAAAGCAACAGTGTGGAATGCAGCAAAGGACATCCTCTTCCTAATTCTTCAACTCCGCTGGAAACGCAGCCTGACAGTGGGGATGGTGGATTATTGCAGCCAGCTGGGGAATCTCAGCACACCACACCTTGTTCTAGTGTAAAGGCTCTCAACACCAAGAGGAAAGTGCATTTGAAAAGGTCTTTACCCCCCTTGAGTTTGAAgataaacaaatcaacaaaactATCTGTCAGTCGAAAACACACAGGTCCTCATAGTTGTAAAGCATGTGGAAAGACTTTCCATTACATGTACACACTAaggacacatgcacaaacacatgcagtggaTAAAATCCACATTTGTGGAATCTGTGGGAAACATTTAGCGTCCAAAGAGGGTTTAGTCCAGCACCTTCAAAgccacacaaagagaaacaaatgtgGTATATGTGGGAAACACTTTTCTAATAATTCCCGTCTGAAACGGCATAGCAAATTTCACAGACCAAAGGGTCTAAATGTgatgtcatcagcataa
- the LOC115016097 gene encoding progranulin-like produces the protein MLRITLCLFVGVFVWEFASCSITCPDGEVCSDHATCCKTKHGYSCCPYPNAVCCADMEHCCPSGFRCNSVTQMCDKEPWMKILMVQKEAAEKPSIPVLPIYPLQELKSNHVADQQKSSIVHCDNYYACPDRTTCCRHPTGVWFCCPYSPGRCCLDGFHCCPYGFDCDLTYTHCVRQGLRYPFISKESLPSVPAVPISTLEDKISLQETPMTALTEASGGIAETRVIRCDTAFYCPSGTTCCKDLTGHLSCCPYPLGQCCKDGKHCCEYGYNCDPTSMSCRRGYSQIPSGAQERAKTD, from the exons ATGTTGAGGATAACTCTGTGCTTGTTCGTGGGGGTGTTTGTGTGGGAGTTTGCGTCCTGCTCCATCACATGTCCCGACGGGGAAGTCTGTTCAGATCATGCCACCTGCTGTAAGACTAAGCATGGATATAGCTGCTGCCCATATCCAAAT GCTGTGTGTTGCGCTGACATGGAGCACTGCTGCCCTTCAGGGTTCCGTTGCAACAGTGTCACTCAGATGTGTGATAAAGAGCCGTGGATGAAGATACTGATGGTGCAGAAGGAAGCTGCGGAGAAACCAAGCATTCCTGTTCTACCTATATATCCGCTTCAGGAACTCAAAAGCAACCATGTGGCAGACCAACAGAAAAGCTCAATTGTCCATTGCGACAACTATTACGCGTGTCCCGATCGCACCACCTGCTGCAGACACCCAACAGGTGTTTGGTTCTGTTGCCCGTATTCTCCT GGCAGGTGCTGTCTGGATGGCTTCCACTGTTGTCCTTATGGCTTTGACTGTGACCTCACTTATACACACTGTGTGAGGCAAGGCCTGAGATATCCTTTCATCTCCAAGGAAAGTCTGCCTTCAGTCCCTGCTGTTCCCATTTCAACTTTGGAGGACAAAATCAGCTTGCAAGAG aCACCAATGACAGCTCTGACAGAAGCCAGTGGGGGCATCGCTGAGACCAGAGTGATTCGCTGTGATACCGCTTTTTACTGCCCATCAGGGACAACATGCTGCAAAGACCTCACAGGCCATTTGAGCTGCTGTCCCTACCCACTG GGCCAGTGTTGTAAAGATGGTAAGCACTGCTGTGAGTATGGATATAACTGCGACCCCACCTCGATGTCCTGCAGACGCGGGTACTCTCAGATCCCCTCAGGAGCACAGGAACGTGCCAAAACCGACTGA